The sequence CCCCCCCTCTGTCCCTGCTACGGGGTTGCAGCACCCCAAGCCCCCTCCATGGGGGCTTGGGCACCCCAGTtcccctccatccatccctccaccGCCGCTGCTTGCCGCgctggggtcccaggggtgccgggggtccgcggggcccgcggcgggggctgACCTCGGCCGTGTCGATGCCGTTGTTGGCCGCCCAGGTGCTCTGGAAATACTCGAGGATGCGGCGCTTGAGGGGCCGGGGGATGCGGTGGATGCGGATGTAGTCGTGCAGGTCGCGGGTGCGGCTGTGGTACAGGAACCGGCGGGCGTACAGCCGCTGGATGATGGCCGTCACGTTGCCGAAGACCACCGCGTGCATCAGCGCTGGGGACGGCGGGGACACGCGTCACCGGGACGGCGGGGACACGCGTCACCGGGCCCCCCCACGCGTGTCCTCCCCCAAcccgccccggcccctcaccCCCGACCAGCATGGTGCAGATGGAGAAGATCTTCTCGGTGTCGGTGTTGGCGGAGACGTTGCCGAAGCCCACGCTGGTCAGGCTGCTCAGGGCGAAGTAGAGGGAGGTGATGTAGGCGCTGCGCAGCGAgggcccccccagcagcccctcgcTCCCGCTGCAGTTGGCCGCTGGCCCCATGCCGTTCCCGGCCCCCCCGGTGCTGCAGTTCCTCCTCGCCAGGTAGTAGGGGGTCTCCAGACGCCgtgccagctcctgcagccagccggggggggggacggggggtgAGCAGGGCCATGGGGGCTGCCCAGCTTGGGGGGGACGGGAcgcaggggacagggacagccccGCGTGAGGCACATGGGGCACAGGCAGGAACCGGAcaggctctggggacacggggggacgcACAGGCAGCCCtcgggctggggctgtggggtgcacGGGTTGCATGGGCAGgtctcggggtgggggggggggtgttggcCGTAGGGTGCTCGGGGTGCACGAGCAAACCTCAGCTTCAGGGTGCACGGAGGACATGGGGGTCCGGAGGAGATGGGGGTCCAGCAAaccctggcagcagctcagcgGGCGCACAGGCACCAGCTCCAGGGTGCAGGGGACACAACAGCAGGgccagggatgtggggacaaGGGACGggcacccctgcagccccccccccccgccccggggtgGGCAGCGGTGGCAGGGCGGCCGTACCGATCTCGGGCAGCGCAGCGGGGCTGCCCTCCACCTCGCGCTGCCCCAGGAAGAACCAGCCGCAGGCGACCCAGTGGGCCAGGAGGGCGAAGACCACCATGAGCAGCGCCAGCACCACGGCGCTGTACTGCGAGTACCGGTCCAGGttgggcagcagccgcagcagccgcagcagccgCACCGTCTTCAGCAGGTGGGCTCCCACGTACTgcggggagaggaaggggacgGGTCCCCCCGAGGGGACCGGGCACCAGTTGGCTCCATCCAGCCACAAGCCCCTCTGGGGTCCCTCACAGCCCATCAGGGTCCCTGCAGCATTAATGGGGGGGGGTCCTGCAGCCCACCAggggccccacagccccactggGGTCCCCAATGCCCCTGTCAGTGTCCCCACAGCCGCACCAGGGTCGCCACAACCCCACCagtgtccccacagccccaccggggtccccacagccccaccgGGGTCCCTACTACCCCGTCGGTGTCACCACAGCCCCATCAAGGTCCCCCGTGCCCCATCGGTGTCACCACAGCcccactggggtgggggtgggggggaatggCCCTGCAGCCCCATTAGGGTCCCCTTTTGGGGAGCCTTTCGGGACCCCTGCAGCCCTTCAAGGTCCCCACTGGCCCATCAGGGTCTCCAGCGAGGTCCCCGTGTTCCATCAGTatccccaaaaccccaggggGATCCCCACAGggtccctgcagctgggggggggtggggggtggtgtgtgtgtgtccccgcGTCCTGGCACTCACCACGTTGACCTGGCAGGCGGCGAGCAGATCGAAGGGCAGCGCGGCCACCAGGTCGAGCGGGAACCAGCCGGCCAGGTAATGGCGGGCAACGGCGCGGGGTTCCAGCACCACCTGCCCCGATTTGCTGACGAAGGTGGTGCGGAAGTTGAGGATGATGtctggggggaagggggggcagCCATCAGTGCACCGAGTCGCCCCGGCCTCTGCCAGCCCCGAGCCggcatggggcagggggtgggggtgggggggctttACCCAGCATGAAGAGGATTTCCACGCACAGGTcgcaggcgctgggggggccgcgggcggcCGGCAGCCCCTCCTCAGCGCCAGTGCCCACGCAGACGCTGTAGGGGACGGTGACGGCCACGTAGAGGGTGGCGAGCAGGATGAGCCCGTCCCAGCCCGCCCTGAAGGCCCCATAGTGCAGCAGGATGAGGGGGGGCTTGCGGATGGCGGCCACCTTGTACTCGGGCAGCGAGGGCTTGTCCCCGAAGACGCCCTGATGGAGACGGGGGTCAGCCGAGatgccctgtcccctgccccgaCACCTTGTCCCCTGCCCTGacaccctgtccccagcccagaCACACTGTCACTAGCATGGGCATACTGTCCCCAAGCTCAACACCTTGTCCCCAGCTCTTTCCTACCCCTGTGTCCAGCTTAGGTGTGTCCCCAGCCTGgtcaccctgtccccagcctggacATCCCAGACCCACACACCTCatctccagccccttcccagtcCAGCCACGTTGTCCCCAGCCCTGACACCTTGTCCCCAGCTCAGACACGTTGTCCCCAGCTCAGACACGTTGTCTCCGTCCCCCGACACCCTGGAAAGCCTGCCCTCAGCCTCTTGTCCCTTGTGTCACCGCATCCACTGCATCAGCCTCTTCCCAGCCTGGCCACTCTGTTCCCAGCCAGGatgccctgtccccagctccgacacgtgtccccagccccgacacgtgtccccagccccgACCCATGTCCCAGCTCCACCTTTCTGAGCTTGTGcttgctcttcctctgcctctgcaggTGCCCCGAGAGGTGGTACAGCACCGCCCGGCTCCGGCGCCGGCTGGCATTGAAGCCCTTCCCTCCGGCACGGCTGAACCGCCGGCGCCCACCTGCccgggcagaggggaggggacgTCGGTGACGGTGGCCGTGGGGGACTCCAGCGGGTCCCATCGCTCCTTGCTGTCCCCTCACCCGTGTCCTTCGTGCTGTCGGCGCCTGAGCGGCTCTTGGTGCTGGTGATGTCCTTGTGGGACACGAGGAACAGGGCCACCTCGTCCTTCTCGTTCTTGATGGGCACCACGTCCAGCAGGCACCAGAAGGGGACGCCTGCCAGGGGACAACACCCGGGCTGAGGGGGCATCACCcccccggcggggctgcggaAGGGAcccggccgcccccgctgcCACCCACCGCTCTTGCGGTAGAGGATGAGCTCGCCCTTGAAGGCCTGGTGCTCGTCCAGCGCGCGGCGGAGCTGCTGCCGCAGCAGCTCGCTGGTGTCGGGGCCGTAGAGGAAGGAGCAGGCGCAGCAGCGCTGCATCACCTCCGCCCGCGAGAAGCCCGTCAGGTCGCAGAAGCCGTCGGAGCAGTAGACGACGGGGAAGGCGCTGGGCACCTGGGCATTGCCCAGCACGAAGTTACTGTCTGCAAGGGAGAGGTGGctgggccgggggggccggggaggggggaagggggggggggggagcccagggggggggggagcacccGTGGGGCTGAGGGAAAGGGAGTGGGGAGCCCATTGGGTTTGGGGGatcctgtggggctgggggatccCACGGGGCTTGGGGAGcacccgtggggctgggggaaccCATTGGGTTTGGGGGatcctgtggggctgggggatccCACGGGTTTGGGGGatcccgtggggctgggggctcccatGAGGTTGGAGAGAAGGGGCTGGGGGatcctgtggggctggggagcacccgtggggctgggggaaaggggctgggggagcccaCTGGGTTTGGGGGatcccgtggggctgggggctcctgtggggctgggggatccCATGGGTTTGGGGGctcccgtggggctgggggaaggggccggggtGCCTGGGTCACCCGTGGGCTCCCCCCGCTGTGCTGGGGGtccgggggtgctgggggcgggGGTGCCCGCACCCATCTGAGCCCGCTGGGTTATTTTTACCCGCCGCGCAGCAGAACCGCCCCGTTGGCACCGGTGGAGCCCACTCGGCCTCATTTGCATACATTTGCATAGGAACAGCGTGGGGGGCTGCCTCCCACCCGCTCTCCCCGGGAGAGGCCACAGCaccgggcgcggggggggggccctTTCCCAAGGATCGGGGCGATCCCGgggggctccagcccccccgCGGCTGCCGGTCCCGGCCCGGCGCAGCCCCGGTGCCGCGGAGCGCATCGCCGTTACTCACCGGcacggcgggggagggggccaGGACGGGTATTTATAGCCCCGGAGGGGCCGACGGGGCCGGATCCTTCCCcggcggggggagagggggcggcgggagccgggaCAGCGCCGGGGCCCCCagcgtgtccccccccgccggccGAGCACCCCCCGATGCGACCGGGCGCTCTCCCGGGGGATGCCCCTGCGCAGCGCCGAGCACCGCCCGCCCCAGCCCGGTCCCGCTCCCGGTCCCTCCGCCCCGGGGGGGTGCGCAGCGCCGAGcacctcccgccccgccccgtcccgtcccgtcccgtccccccgcgccggggccggtTCCGGGCCGGGAGGGGCGGCAGCGCCGCCGGTGCCGGTGTCGGTGCCGGTACCGGTGCACTCACGCGTCCCGTCGAAGCGGCGGGCGATGGTGTCCAGGAAGGCGTTTTGCGGTGCCAGGAGGCCCCGCATCGGCGGCATCTCAGCGGCGGctcccccgcgccgccgccccccgccccggtacCGGCACCGCCCCCCGGGAGGGGCTGGCAGCGCTCGGGGGGCACCGGGACCCCGCGCACCCGGAGCCGTCGGGGCCGGTTCTGGCTCCTCTCCGTGGGAAGGGGGGGGGCGGCCACGGGAGAACAAACTCACGGGGGTAATGGGAGTGGTggcccctggggaccccggCACCTTCGGGGGTGGCAgcggggggcgctggggggcCCGGAGCCAGGGGCAGACGGGAGCTGCATTATTTGAGTAGAAAAGACCCGAATCCATCCAGGGGggcttcatttatttaatttatccAACCACATCAGgagaactgggggggggggggggggggggggggaagcccccAGGATGGGAAATGGgggggcagcagaggcagggagccCCCGCCTCACCGTGGCCTACGGGGTGGAGCAAGGCACAGACAGCGATAGCCACCATCAACATCGTCTTTATTGGTACAGCTATAAAGAACGACTGCCGCCACCTCCGACCGGCGTCACCTAGGATTAGCTCTGCTAATTGATATTGCTATCAATTTAATTTAGGGATGAAGAAAGGcgggagaaggggggggaggcagggcgAGAGGGGGGagtgaataaaacaaaagagatCCCCACCCTAAAAACCAGAGAACAGCGACGGGCGCGGATGGAGCCTGCGACACGGCCCGGAGAGGAGGGGTCCCGACTCCCGGCTggcccccggggaggggacacccacagcccccccggCGCTCATCCTCGCTGCCAGCACGAGGGATGGGCTGTCAGGGGCCGTTCCTCCGCGGCGAGGCCCAGATGTTGGCGCCCAGAAGAGGCGCGAGGCTGGGTCGTGGCCAGCGCTGCCAGGGGTCGCGCAGacaaaaggggaaaggaaaagggcaaGAGAGACGGCAGCAGGGGGGAGGCCCGAACCCGCTCAGAGGGTGCAGCGCAGGCGTGAAGAACACAAAGCAGACGAGgcggggggaaggaagggaagagaggagaaaaaaaacaaaaaaccaaaaaagaaatggCACGAAAAATGAGAAGTGTAAACTTTCCTTCGTTAGTATCCTAGCTAGGAGCTTCCTACAGTCTGCTCTGGCGGTGGAGCCGGGGCAGGAAGGGGGAGCCCGGGGCTCTCAGGAGCTCGCTCCCTCCTGA comes from Ciconia boyciana chromosome 27, ASM3463844v1, whole genome shotgun sequence and encodes:
- the KCNH3 gene encoding LOW QUALITY PROTEIN: voltage-gated inwardly rectifying potassium channel KCNH3 (The sequence of the model RefSeq protein was modified relative to this genomic sequence to represent the inferred CDS: inserted 1 base in 1 codon), encoding MPPMRGLLAPQNAFLDTIARRFDGTHSNFVLGNAQVPSAFPVVYCSDGFCDLTGFSRAEVMQRCCACSFLYGPDTSELLRQQLRRALDEHQAFKGELILYRKSGVPFWCLLDVVPIKNEKDEVALFLVSHKDITSTKSRSGADSTKDTGGRRRFSRAGGKGFNASRRRSRAVLYHLSGHLQRQRKSKHKLRKGVFGDKPSLPEYKVAAIRKPPLILLHYGAFRAGWDGLILLATLYVAVTVPYSVCVGTGAEEGLPAARGPPSACDLCVEILFMLDIILNFRTTFVSKSGQVVLEPRAVARHYLAGWFPLDLVAALPFDLLAACQVNVYVGAHLLKTVRLLRLLRLLPNLDRYSQYSAVVLALLMVVFALLAHWVACGWFFLGQREVEGSPAALPEIGWLQELARRLETPYYLARRNCSTGGAGNGMGPAANCSGSEGLLGGPSLRSAYITSLYFALSSLTSVGFGNVSANTDTEKIFSICTMLVGALMHAVVFGNVTAIIQRLYARRFLYHSRTRDLHDYIRIHRIPRPLKRRILEYFQSTWAANNGIDTAELLQSLPEELRADIARHLHKELLQLPLFAGASRGCLRALSLGVRPAFCTPGELLIRRGDALQALYFLRSGSMEVLRDGTVLAILGKGDLIGCDLGGSPGARRARADVRGLTYCALQSLGRPALAEGLALDPDFARAFRRQLPRELSYDLGGAPEPPAVPRRGAPAPAPRSGGPCAPERPTAPQLHPWSGPPDLSPRVVDGTEGEGCAADRPRFSFHLGPSLGPDAHLCPQPGTXGLLAIPPGPPEPSSADTIEKLRQAVAELSGQVLQLREGLRALREAVQLLLLPPPPCPDTPVMAAALQPLRVETGGPGLCPHQPPPDCARTWGWGPAATHSSPWLRPDPFWGSPGGQPGGSPPAWPPIAASSGGHGLPPPELEPPLPWDAPSLELALMGGSRGPPQPQEEGTGM